The nucleotide window GGCTCGATCATTTCCACGATGAGGCTGACGATGGACTTGGGCGTGAAGTACTGCCCGCCCTTCTTTCCCTCCGCCAGGGCGAACTGGCCGAGGAAGTATTCGTAAACGTGGCCGAGGATGTCCTTCGCGTGAAGGTCCGCGTGCTGGAACGGGATGGTGGCGATGAGGTCGATGAGCCCCGCGAGATTCGCCGGATCGATCTGGAGCTGGGTGTAGTTCTTGTTGAGGACGTTTTTGAGCTTCGGGTTCTCCTTCTCCACCGCCTCCAGCGCGTCGTCGATGAGCTTGCCGGTGGAGGTGATCTTGTACGTGGTGGTTTTCCCGTTCTTGACGGTGATCTCCGTCCCCGCCGGAAGCTTGGCGGAGTCCTGCAAGGTCTGCCACCGCGCCAGCGCCGGCACCCAGAAGACGTTTTTCTCGATGTAGTAGTCCCGTTCCTCCAGCTCCTGGTGGATCGCTTCGTCATACTTGGCGGGCTGGTCGTAGCCGGCCGGGTCCACGAAGAAGTCGTTTTCCGGATCCTTCAGCATCGCCTCGATCTCCGCCTGCCGCTGGGCGAACGAGTCCGACACGTATTTGAGGAAGATCAGCCCGAGCACCGCGTGCTTGTAAACGGCGGCATCGAGATTGGAGCGGAGCTTGTCGGCGGCGGTCCAGAGCTTCTTATCGAGGTCGCGGAGAAAAGATTGGGAGTCGGAAGGGGGCATGATGCGGAAAGCTAACCCGGAAGTTAGAGAACGCGGGATGGGGGGTCAATGGCTGGATTTCGCGCCCGCCGGGATGCCACGTCAGCCAACCGCCTGCCGCTTCACGGCGTCCAGCGTCTTGCCGTCCTTGGTCTTCCAATCGATCCAGCCGTTGGAGGTTCGTCCCATGAGGGCGACCGCGGCCATGCTCGGGGAGCGGAAGAGATGGTCCTTTTCGAAGACGATGGAGTCTCCCTCCGCACGGACGGCACCGGTCTCGATGAGGCGCAGGCGGAAGCGTTCTCCGGCGGTGCCTACGATCGAGGGGACGCTTTCCCGGCGGCCGGTGGAGCCTTTCAGCACGACGAAGCCTTCCTGCGTGTAGAGGCCGCGGCCATTGGCTCCGGAGGCGGAGCAGAAGAAGACTTCATCCGTCGCTGGATTGGCGGTGGGCTTCGCGACCGGATCGAACAGCGGAAAGCCGAGCGTGGAGAGGAGGACCTGACCGGTCTCGAAAATTTCCAGGCAATCGGCCTCCAGCGGGGCGGGGGTGTGGGGCTTGCTGCCGGTGTTTCCGTTTTCAAGGGTGTAACGTCCAGCCTTGGTGGCGATCTGGATGCAGTTCCATTCCAAGAACAGCCCGTGGGTCTGGGTCAGGCTATTGGTGCGGGAAATGAGCACCAGGGCCCGTTGCCAGAAGGCTTTTTCCTTGTTGTGGTTGACCAAGCGGGAGCGCAGGTCGCCGGTCTGCCCGATGTAGACCTTCTGGTCCTCGCCGTCCTCGCTTTCCCCGAAGAGGAAATAGACCGCCACCTGGCTGCTCTCCGGCATTTTGAGGAAGTCTCCGAGAAGGCTGCGGGGGATCTCCAGGATCTGCACGATGCGGGTCGTGATTTCCGCGACGCGGATGCCCTGCGGATCTCCGCTTGGCAGGAAAATCTGGATGGTTTTCGGCGTGGGGAGCATGTGTCAGAGCAGGAAGAGACAAGACACGTTGCCCCAACTGTATGGGGCGGGAAGAAAAATAGTCTGGGCGGATATGTCTTTTCCCACGGAAGGGCGCCTTGCATGGACACTCACAGGAGTTTCCAGATCATACCGAAGGCCGCACAGGCACCGAGAACCGGAATCACTCCGACCTTGAAACGTTCCATGGCGAACCAGGCACTGAGTCCAACCGTAGCGATGAACCAATCGTAGCGCCCCGGTTCCGGATGGATGGCGTGGAGGGAGAACCAGATGGCGAGGTTGAGGATCACGCCGACCACGGCGGCGGTGACGGCGGTCAGCGTGGTGGCGACGGCGGGGCGCTGGCGCAGGTGGTCGACGTGGGGAGCGCCGAGGAAGACGAAGAGGAAGCAGGGCAGGAAGGTGGACCAGGTGGTGATCAACG belongs to Luteolibacter ambystomatis and includes:
- a CDS encoding GIY-YIG nuclease family protein, translating into MLPTPKTIQIFLPSGDPQGIRVAEITTRIVQILEIPRSLLGDFLKMPESSQVAVYFLFGESEDGEDQKVYIGQTGDLRSRLVNHNKEKAFWQRALVLISRTNSLTQTHGLFLEWNCIQIATKAGRYTLENGNTGSKPHTPAPLEADCLEIFETGQVLLSTLGFPLFDPVAKPTANPATDEVFFCSASGANGRGLYTQEGFVVLKGSTGRRESVPSIVGTAGERFRLRLIETGAVRAEGDSIVFEKDHLFRSPSMAAVALMGRTSNGWIDWKTKDGKTLDAVKRQAVG